A genomic window from Pseudocitrobacter corydidari includes:
- the ilvD gene encoding dihydroxy-acid dehydratase, giving the protein MPKYRSATTTHGRNMAGARALWRATGMTDADFGKPIIAVVNSFTQFVPGHVHLRDLGKLVAEQIEAAGGVAKEFNTIAVDDGIAMGHGGMLYSLPSRELIADSVEYMVNAHCADAMVCISNCDKITPGMLMASLRLNIPVIFVSGGPMEAGKTKLSDQIIKLDLVDAMIQGADPKVSDSQSEQVERSACPTCGSCSGMFTANSMNCLTEALGLSQPGNGSLLATHADRKQLFLNAGTRIVELTKRYYEQDDASALPRNIASKAAFENAMTLDIAMGGSTNTVLHLLAAAQEAEIDFTMSDIDKLSRKVPQLCKVAPSTQKYHMEDVHRAGGVLGILGELDRANLLNRDVKNVLGLTLPQTLEQYDIVVTQDDAVKNMFRAGPAGIRTTQAFSQDCRWDSLDDDRANGCIRSLEHAYSKDGGLAVLYGNFAENGCIVKTAGVDDSILKFTGPAKVYESQDDAVEAILGGKVIAGDVVVIRYEGPKGGPGMQEMLYPTTFLKSMGLGKACALITDGRFSGGTSGLSIGHVSPEAASGGNIAIIEDGDLIEIDIPNRGIQLQLSDQEIAARREAQEARGEQAWTPKNRERQVSFALRAYASLATSADKGAVRDKSKLGG; this is encoded by the coding sequence ATGCCTAAGTATCGTTCCGCTACCACCACCCATGGCCGCAATATGGCGGGTGCCCGCGCACTGTGGCGCGCCACCGGGATGACCGACGCCGATTTCGGTAAGCCGATTATCGCGGTTGTAAACTCGTTTACCCAGTTCGTGCCGGGCCATGTGCACCTGCGCGACCTCGGTAAACTGGTTGCTGAACAGATTGAAGCGGCAGGCGGCGTAGCCAAAGAGTTCAACACCATTGCGGTGGATGACGGTATCGCCATGGGCCACGGGGGCATGCTTTATTCACTGCCATCTCGCGAGCTGATCGCTGACTCCGTTGAGTATATGGTGAACGCCCACTGCGCCGATGCGATGGTCTGTATCTCCAACTGCGACAAGATCACCCCGGGGATGCTGATGGCCTCCCTGCGCCTGAATATTCCGGTGATCTTTGTTTCCGGCGGCCCGATGGAAGCCGGAAAAACCAAACTGTCCGATCAGATAATCAAACTCGATCTGGTGGATGCGATGATCCAGGGCGCGGACCCGAAAGTTTCTGACTCGCAGAGCGAGCAGGTTGAACGTTCTGCCTGTCCGACCTGCGGTTCCTGCTCCGGGATGTTCACCGCTAACTCGATGAACTGCCTGACCGAAGCGCTGGGCCTGTCGCAGCCGGGTAACGGCTCGCTGCTGGCAACCCACGCCGACCGTAAGCAGCTGTTCCTCAATGCCGGTACGCGCATTGTTGAGCTGACCAAACGCTATTACGAGCAGGATGATGCCTCTGCGCTGCCGCGCAATATTGCCAGTAAAGCGGCGTTTGAAAACGCCATGACGCTGGATATCGCGATGGGCGGCTCTACCAACACCGTTCTCCACCTGCTGGCGGCGGCGCAGGAAGCGGAAATCGACTTCACCATGAGTGATATCGATAAGCTCTCCCGCAAGGTACCGCAGCTGTGTAAAGTCGCGCCGAGTACGCAGAAGTACCATATGGAAGATGTTCACCGCGCAGGCGGCGTACTGGGGATTCTGGGCGAGTTGGATCGCGCTAACTTACTGAATCGCGATGTGAAAAACGTGCTGGGCCTGACGTTGCCGCAAACGCTTGAGCAATACGACATCGTCGTGACTCAGGATGATGCGGTGAAAAATATGTTCCGTGCCGGCCCGGCGGGTATCCGTACCACCCAGGCGTTCTCGCAGGATTGCCGTTGGGATTCTCTCGATGACGACCGCGCAAACGGCTGCATCCGCTCGCTGGAGCACGCGTACAGCAAAGACGGCGGCCTGGCGGTACTCTACGGTAACTTTGCGGAAAACGGCTGCATCGTGAAAACCGCAGGCGTCGATGACAGTATCCTCAAATTCACCGGCCCGGCGAAAGTGTACGAAAGCCAGGACGACGCGGTTGAAGCGATCCTCGGCGGTAAAGTCATCGCGGGTGATGTCGTGGTGATCCGCTACGAAGGTCCGAAAGGCGGCCCTGGCATGCAGGAAATGCTCTATCCGACCACCTTCCTGAAATCGATGGGCCTTGGCAAAGCCTGTGCGTTGATCACCGACGGTCGCTTCTCTGGCGGCACTTCCGGCCTTTCCATCGGCCACGTTTCACCGGAAGCGGCAAGCGGCGGCAATATCGCGATCATTGAAGATGGCGACCTGATTGAAATCGACATTCCGAATCGCGGCATTCAGTTGCAACTGAGTGACCAGGAAATTGCCGCGCGTCGTGAAGCGCAGGAAGCCCGTGGTGAACAGGCTTGGACGCCGAAAAACCGTGAACGCCAGGTTTCCTTTGCCCTGCGTGCCTACGCCAGCCTGGCGACCAGCGCCGACAAAGGTGCGGTGCGCGATAAATCGAAACTGGGGGGTTAA
- a CDS encoding branched-chain amino acid transaminase: MTTKKADYIWFNGEMVPWGEAKVHVMSHALHYGTSVFEGIRCYDSHKGPVVFRHREHMQRLHDSAKIYRFPVSQSVDELMEACRAVIRKNNLTSAYIRPLVFVGDVGMGVNPPDGYKTDVIIAAFPWGAYLGAEALDQGIDAMVSSWNRVAPNTIPTAAKAGGNYLSSLLVGSEARRHGYQEGIALDVNGYISEGAGENLFEVKDGILFTPPFTSSALPGITRDAIIKLAKDLDIEVREQVLSRESLYLADEVFMSGTAAEITPVRSVDGIQVGAGRCGPVTKCIQQAFFGLFTGETEDKWGWLDQVNH; encoded by the coding sequence ATGACGACGAAAAAAGCTGATTACATTTGGTTCAACGGTGAGATGGTTCCTTGGGGCGAAGCGAAAGTTCACGTGATGTCCCATGCGCTGCACTACGGTACTTCTGTCTTCGAAGGTATCCGTTGCTACGACTCTCACAAAGGGCCAGTGGTGTTCCGCCATCGCGAACACATGCAGCGTCTGCATGACTCAGCCAAAATCTATCGCTTCCCGGTCTCTCAGAGCGTTGATGAATTAATGGAAGCCTGCCGCGCGGTGATCCGCAAAAACAATCTCACCAGCGCCTATATTCGTCCGCTGGTCTTCGTGGGCGATGTCGGTATGGGCGTGAACCCGCCGGATGGCTACAAAACTGACGTGATCATTGCCGCGTTCCCATGGGGCGCGTACCTGGGCGCAGAGGCGCTGGATCAGGGGATTGATGCGATGGTCTCTTCCTGGAACCGCGTTGCGCCGAACACCATCCCGACAGCGGCGAAAGCCGGTGGTAACTACCTCTCTTCCCTGCTGGTTGGCAGCGAAGCGCGTCGCCACGGTTATCAGGAAGGCATCGCGCTGGACGTGAACGGTTATATCTCTGAAGGTGCGGGCGAAAACCTGTTTGAAGTGAAAGATGGCATTCTGTTTACACCGCCCTTCACCTCTTCCGCGCTGCCGGGCATCACCCGTGACGCCATCATCAAACTGGCGAAAGATCTCGATATCGAAGTCCGCGAACAGGTGCTGTCGCGCGAATCACTGTACCTGGCGGATGAAGTGTTTATGTCCGGTACGGCGGCGGAAATCACGCCAGTGCGTAGCGTCGATGGCATCCAGGTTGGTGCAGGCCGTTGTGGCCCGGTCACCAAATGTATTCAGCAAGCATTCTTTGGCCTCTTTACCGGTGAAACCGAGGATAAATGGGGCTGGTTGGATCAGGTTAATCACTAA
- the ilvM gene encoding acetolactate synthase 2 small subunit: MMQHQLAVQARFNPETLERVLRVVRHRGFQICAMNMEAASDAQNINIELTVASPRPVELLFSQLSKLVDVASVAVHQCQTTSQQISA; this comes from the coding sequence ATGATGCAACATCAGCTTGCCGTGCAGGCTCGCTTCAACCCGGAAACGCTGGAACGTGTGTTACGCGTGGTTCGCCATCGCGGTTTTCAAATCTGCGCCATGAATATGGAAGCGGCCTCCGATGCACAGAATATAAATATCGAATTGACCGTTGCCAGTCCCCGCCCGGTCGAATTACTGTTTAGTCAGTTAAGTAAACTGGTGGACGTTGCTTCTGTCGCCGTCCATCAGTGTCAGACAACATCACAACAAATTAGCGCCTGA
- the ilvG gene encoding acetolactate synthase 2 catalytic subunit yields the protein MNGAQWVVHALRAQGVETVFGYPGGAIMPVYDALYDGGVEHLLCRHEQGAAMAAIGYARATGKTGVCIATSGPGATNLITGLADALLDSVPVVAITGQVASPFIGTDAFQEVDVLGLSLSCTKHSFLVQSLEELPRVMAEAFQVANSGRPGPVLVDIPKDIQVAQGDLEPHFSTVDSEDVFPHANVDVACQMLAQAKKPMLYVGGGVGMAQAVPALREFIAVTQMPATCTLKGLGAVDADYPYYLGMLGMHGTKAANLAVQECDLLIAVGARFDDRVTGKLNTFAPHAKVIHMDIDPAEMNKLRQAHVALQGDMNALLPALQQSLSIDAWRQHNAELRAEHAWRYDHPGEAIYAPLLLKQLSDRKPADSVVTTDVGQHQMWSAQHMTYTRPENFITSSGLGTMGFGLPAAVGAQVARPNDTVICISGDGSFMMNVQELGTVKRKQLPLKIVLLDNQRLGMVRQWQQLFFQERYSETTLTDNPDFLTLASAFGIPGQHITRKDQVEAALDTLLESEGPYLLHVSIDELENVWPLVPPGASNAEMLEKLS from the coding sequence ATGAATGGGGCACAGTGGGTAGTACATGCGTTGCGGGCACAAGGAGTCGAGACAGTTTTCGGTTATCCAGGTGGCGCAATTATGCCGGTTTACGATGCATTGTATGACGGCGGCGTGGAGCACCTGTTGTGCCGACACGAGCAGGGCGCGGCGATGGCGGCAATTGGTTATGCGCGTGCCACCGGTAAAACGGGTGTCTGCATCGCAACCTCTGGTCCTGGTGCAACCAACCTGATAACCGGCCTCGCTGATGCCCTGCTGGACTCTGTTCCGGTCGTCGCCATCACCGGCCAGGTGGCTTCTCCGTTCATCGGAACGGATGCGTTTCAGGAAGTGGACGTCCTCGGTTTATCACTCTCCTGCACCAAACATAGTTTCCTGGTGCAGTCGCTGGAAGAGTTGCCGCGCGTGATGGCAGAAGCATTCCAGGTGGCAAACTCAGGCCGTCCAGGCCCCGTTCTGGTAGATATCCCGAAAGATATTCAGGTGGCGCAGGGCGATCTGGAACCCCATTTTTCCACCGTCGACAGCGAAGATGTTTTCCCGCATGCCAACGTTGACGTCGCGTGTCAGATGCTGGCGCAGGCGAAAAAACCGATGCTGTATGTGGGCGGTGGCGTTGGGATGGCGCAGGCGGTTCCCGCGTTACGCGAATTTATCGCCGTCACTCAGATGCCTGCAACTTGCACGTTGAAAGGCCTTGGCGCGGTTGATGCTGATTATCCGTATTATCTCGGCATGTTGGGGATGCACGGCACCAAAGCCGCGAACCTGGCAGTGCAGGAGTGTGACCTGCTGATCGCCGTCGGCGCGCGCTTTGACGACCGCGTGACCGGCAAGCTGAATACCTTCGCACCGCACGCCAAAGTAATCCACATGGATATCGACCCGGCGGAAATGAACAAGCTGCGTCAGGCACACGTTGCTCTGCAAGGCGATATGAATGCGTTACTGCCCGCGCTGCAACAGTCGCTGTCGATTGATGCGTGGCGTCAGCACAATGCAGAACTGCGCGCGGAACACGCGTGGCGTTACGATCATCCGGGCGAGGCTATCTATGCGCCGTTGCTGCTCAAACAGCTTTCCGATCGAAAGCCTGCTGATAGCGTTGTCACCACCGACGTGGGTCAGCACCAGATGTGGTCCGCACAACACATGACCTACACCCGCCCGGAAAACTTCATCACCTCCAGCGGATTAGGCACCATGGGCTTCGGCCTGCCGGCGGCGGTTGGCGCACAGGTTGCCCGTCCGAACGATACGGTTATCTGCATCTCCGGCGATGGCTCGTTCATGATGAACGTACAAGAGCTGGGCACCGTGAAGCGTAAACAGTTGCCGTTGAAAATTGTCCTGCTGGATAACCAGCGTTTAGGCATGGTTCGCCAGTGGCAGCAGCTGTTCTTCCAGGAACGCTACAGCGAAACCACGCTTACCGATAACCCTGATTTTCTCACCCTGGCCAGCGCCTTCGGCATCCCTGGCCAGCACATCACCCGTAAAGACCAGGTTGAAGCGGCACTCGACACCCTGCTGGAAAGCGAAGGCCCGTACCTGCTTCATGTCTCAATAGACGAACTTGAGAACGTCTGGCCATTGGTACCGCCCGGTGCCAGTAATGCAGAAATGCTGGAGAAATTATCATGA
- the ilvL gene encoding ilv operon leader peptide, with protein MKALLRVISLVVISVVVIIIPPCGAALGRGKA; from the coding sequence ATGAAAGCCCTTCTACGAGTGATTAGCCTGGTCGTGATTAGCGTGGTGGTGATTATTATCCCACCGTGCGGGGCTGCACTTGGACGAGGAAAGGCTTAG
- a CDS encoding YifB family Mg chelatase-like AAA ATPase, producing MSLSVVYTRAALGVTAPLITVEVHISQGLPGLTMVGLPETTVKEARDRVRSAIINSGYAFPAKKITINLAPADLPKEGGRYDLPIALALLAASEQLNPQKLGQYEFVGELALTGALRGIPGAISAAIEADKAGRQIVVAEDDAAQVGLLGGNECYIASHLQEVCAFLEGKHALRTAQPDATPVPLICEDLSDVIGQQQGKRALEVTAAGGHNLLLIGPPGTGKTMLASRLRGLLPPLNDREALETAAIISLENAGSVQKQWRQRPFRSPHHSASLTAMVGGGSIPGPGEISLAHNGVLFLDELPEFERRVLDALREPIESGQIHISRTRAKITYPARFQLIAAMNPSPTGHYQGNHNRCSPEQTLRYLGRLSGPFLDRFDLSLEIPLPPPGILSQVRQEEENSQTVQARVIEAQARQYHRQGQLNARLGSSDIRRFCTLCDDDALWLEQTLTALGLSIRAWQRLLKVSRTIADLEGVDAIARHHLQEALSYRGIDRVLIHLQKLLH from the coding sequence ATGTCACTATCCGTTGTCTACACACGCGCGGCGCTAGGCGTCACCGCCCCGCTCATTACCGTTGAAGTTCACATTAGTCAGGGGTTACCAGGCCTCACCATGGTGGGACTGCCGGAAACGACCGTAAAAGAAGCGCGCGATCGCGTTCGTAGCGCAATTATCAACAGCGGTTATGCGTTTCCGGCAAAGAAAATCACGATAAACCTGGCACCTGCCGATCTGCCGAAGGAGGGAGGCCGATATGATTTACCTATCGCTCTCGCGCTTCTGGCGGCCTCTGAGCAGCTCAATCCACAGAAGCTGGGTCAATACGAGTTTGTGGGCGAACTTGCGCTTACAGGCGCGTTACGCGGCATTCCCGGTGCAATTTCAGCGGCAATTGAAGCGGATAAAGCCGGTCGACAGATTGTGGTGGCTGAAGATGATGCTGCGCAGGTTGGCCTATTGGGCGGCAATGAATGCTACATCGCCAGCCATTTGCAGGAGGTCTGCGCCTTTCTTGAAGGAAAACACGCATTACGCACGGCGCAGCCTGATGCGACGCCAGTGCCCCTGATATGTGAGGACTTGAGCGACGTCATCGGGCAACAGCAGGGGAAGCGTGCGCTCGAAGTTACCGCCGCAGGTGGCCACAATCTTTTGCTTATTGGCCCTCCAGGTACCGGGAAAACGATGCTCGCCTCGCGTCTGCGCGGGCTGCTGCCCCCGCTCAACGATCGGGAAGCGCTGGAAACGGCGGCGATTATCAGCCTGGAGAATGCCGGTAGCGTGCAGAAACAGTGGCGTCAGCGCCCTTTCCGTTCGCCGCACCATAGCGCATCGTTAACCGCCATGGTGGGCGGCGGGTCTATTCCGGGGCCTGGCGAGATCTCGCTGGCGCATAACGGCGTACTGTTTCTCGATGAACTTCCGGAATTTGAACGCCGGGTGCTGGATGCCCTGCGCGAACCCATTGAGTCAGGGCAGATTCACATTTCGCGAACAAGGGCAAAAATTACCTATCCGGCGCGTTTTCAATTGATTGCGGCAATGAATCCCAGCCCAACCGGGCATTATCAGGGAAATCACAATCGCTGTTCGCCAGAGCAAACGCTGCGTTATCTGGGGCGTTTATCGGGTCCGTTTCTGGACCGCTTTGATCTTTCCCTTGAGATACCGTTACCCCCGCCAGGCATACTGAGTCAGGTGCGCCAGGAAGAAGAGAATAGCCAGACGGTACAGGCACGCGTGATTGAAGCGCAGGCGCGTCAGTATCATCGTCAGGGGCAGCTCAACGCCAGGCTGGGTAGCAGTGATATTCGCCGCTTCTGTACGCTATGCGATGACGATGCGCTATGGCTGGAGCAAACGCTCACCGCGTTGGGGTTATCGATACGTGCCTGGCAGCGATTGTTGAAGGTGTCGCGCACCATTGCCGATCTCGAAGGGGTGGACGCGATTGCGCGTCATCATCTCCAGGAGGCGCTGAGTTATCGGGGTATTGACCGGGTGCTGATTCATCTGCAAAAGCTGCTGCATTAA
- a CDS encoding DUF413 domain-containing protein → MAESFTTTNRFFDNKNYPRGFSRHGDFTIKEAQLLERCGYAFNELDLGKREPSTDEEKQFVAVCRGEREPATEAERVWNKYVTRIKRPKRFHTLSGGKPQVEGAEDYTESDD, encoded by the coding sequence ATGGCGGAAAGCTTTACGACGACTAATCGTTTTTTCGACAATAAAAATTATCCACGCGGGTTCTCTCGTCATGGTGATTTCACCATCAAAGAGGCTCAATTGCTTGAACGTTGTGGCTATGCCTTCAACGAACTCGATCTCGGCAAACGTGAACCGTCTACCGATGAAGAGAAGCAGTTTGTTGCGGTGTGCCGTGGCGAACGTGAGCCAGCGACCGAAGCTGAGCGCGTGTGGAATAAGTATGTGACGCGCATTAAGCGTCCTAAGCGTTTCCACACGCTGTCTGGCGGGAAGCCGCAGGTGGAAGGCGCTGAAGACTACACTGAAAGCGACGACTAA
- the hdfR gene encoding HTH-type transcriptional regulator HdfR: MTTNNFAEKAVDTELLKTFLEVSRTRHFGRAAEALYLTQSAVSFRIRQLENQLGVNLFTRHRNNIRLTAAGEKLLPYAETLMNTWQAARKEVAHTSRHNEFSIGASASLWECMLNGWLGRLYQSFDNLQFEARIAQRQSLVKQLHERQLDLLITTEAPKMDEFSSQLLGNFTLALYCASPSSEKAELNYLRLEWGPDFQQHEAGLIAHDDVPLLTTSSADLARQQLEPLKGCTWLPTAWAKEKGGLHTVADSATLSRPLYAIWLQNSDKQAQIRDILKNNVLV, translated from the coding sequence ATAACGACAAATAATTTTGCGGAGAAAGCTGTGGATACGGAATTGCTAAAAACTTTCCTCGAAGTGAGCAGAACTCGTCACTTCGGGCGCGCTGCGGAAGCCCTCTATTTGACGCAATCTGCGGTAAGTTTTCGCATCCGTCAGTTGGAAAACCAGTTAGGGGTCAATCTCTTCACCCGACATCGCAATAATATCCGTCTGACCGCCGCCGGCGAAAAACTGCTGCCCTACGCAGAAACGCTGATGAATACCTGGCAGGCGGCACGGAAAGAGGTCGCCCATACCTCGCGGCATAATGAATTCTCCATCGGGGCCAGCGCCTCGCTGTGGGAATGCATGCTGAATGGCTGGCTCGGCAGGCTCTATCAATCGTTTGATAATCTTCAATTTGAGGCGCGAATTGCACAGCGTCAGTCGCTGGTGAAGCAGCTCCATGAGCGGCAGCTTGATCTGCTAATTACGACAGAAGCCCCCAAAATGGATGAATTTAGCAGCCAGTTATTGGGAAACTTCACACTCGCTCTCTACTGCGCATCGCCCTCCAGTGAGAAAGCAGAACTCAACTATTTGCGTCTGGAATGGGGCCCGGATTTTCAGCAACATGAGGCTGGCCTGATCGCGCACGATGACGTTCCGCTATTGACGACCAGTTCAGCTGATTTGGCAAGACAGCAGCTGGAGCCACTGAAAGGCTGCACCTGGTTACCTACCGCGTGGGCGAAAGAGAAAGGTGGGCTACATACGGTTGCGGATAGCGCGACGCTTTCTCGTCCGTTATATGCCATCTGGTTACAGAACAGCGATAAACAGGCGCAAATCCGCGATATCCTGAAAAATAACGTTCTGGTTTAG
- the murI gene encoding glutamate racemase yields the protein MATKLQDGNTPCLAATPSEPRPTVLVFDSGVGGLSVYDEVRQLLPDLHYIYTFDNVAFPYGEKSEEFIVERVVEIVTAVQQRYPLSLAIIACNTASTVSLPALREKFGFPVVGVVPAIKPAARLSANRIVGLLATRGTVKRPYTHELIARFANECKIEMLGSAELVELAEAKLHGDPVSLDELRRILRPWLRMKEPPDTVVLGCTHFPLLRDELLQVLPEGTRMIDSGAAIARRTAWLLEHEAPDAKSTEENKAFCMALTAETVRLLPVLQRYGFETLEKLPV from the coding sequence ATGGCTACCAAACTGCAGGACGGGAATACACCTTGTCTGGCAGCTACACCTTCTGAACCACGGCCTACCGTACTGGTGTTTGACTCCGGTGTCGGTGGGCTGTCGGTCTATGATGAGGTCCGTCAACTTCTGCCGGACCTTCATTACATCTACACCTTCGATAACGTTGCCTTTCCTTACGGGGAAAAAAGCGAGGAGTTCATTGTTGAGCGCGTGGTTGAGATTGTGACCGCCGTTCAGCAACGTTACCCGCTCTCCCTGGCGATTATCGCCTGCAACACCGCAAGCACCGTTTCATTACCGGCCCTGCGCGAGAAGTTTGGCTTCCCGGTTGTCGGCGTGGTACCGGCCATTAAGCCGGCGGCACGTTTATCGGCCAACCGTATTGTCGGCTTGCTGGCAACGCGTGGCACGGTGAAGCGTCCTTATACGCATGAACTCATCGCCCGTTTTGCCAATGAATGCAAAATCGAAATGCTGGGTTCGGCGGAACTGGTGGAGCTGGCGGAAGCGAAATTACACGGCGATCCTGTTTCGCTGGATGAGCTGCGTCGTATTCTGCGCCCGTGGCTGCGGATGAAGGAGCCGCCGGATACGGTTGTGCTTGGCTGCACGCATTTCCCGCTGCTGCGTGATGAACTGCTGCAGGTGCTCCCGGAAGGTACGCGGATGATCGATTCCGGTGCGGCGATTGCGCGTCGCACGGCCTGGCTGCTGGAACATGAAGCACCCGATGCGAAATCGACGGAAGAGAATAAAGCATTTTGCATGGCGTTGACGGCGGAGACTGTACGACTTTTACCCGTTTTACAGCGCTATGGCTTCGAAACGCTTGAAAAACTGCCAGTTTAA
- the btuB gene encoding TonB-dependent vitamin B12 receptor BtuB produces the protein MIKKTSLMTALSVSAFSVWAQDSTSDTLVVTASRFQQPVNTVLAPMDIVTRDDIDRWQAKNLNDVMRRLPGVDIAQYGGMGQSSSLFIRGTETKQVLVLVDGIPMTRPGISNNPDLNQIPLSLVQRVEYIRGPRSAIYGSGAMGGVINIITHSDEEQSKISASMGSKGYQQYDGTLRQRFGDTVATVAGSYETTKGFDVQPGSTWSHDNDRDGFRNKTFWGSLEHKFNDSFDGFFRGHSYTNNVDYDLGSPPYSPAYSADEEQLYNQTWDTGLRFHSGSYSSELIASYQKVKDYNYSSIYGRYKDGTTLDRMTQRNLQWGNNLIVGHGSVSAGVDWQQQRLTSSDTVMSDTYKRDNTGLYLTGQQQFGDVTLEASGREDHDEQFGWHGTWQTAAGWQFVENYKVTLSYGTGFLAPSLGQQFGSTRFGISSNPDLKPEESKQWEAGLEGLTGPLDWRLSAYHYKISNLITYYSDPVTYDGEYANINSATIKGVEWTGSFDTGIFNHRVTLQYMDPRNDENDEVLARRSKRQAKYQLDWTLFDVDMDVSWQYYGRRYDNNTSQYNPKQQVLPSYSTVDVSASYPVTSQLTVRGKIANLFDKDYETVYGYQTAGREYTLSGSYTF, from the coding sequence ATGATTAAAAAAACTTCGCTGATGACGGCGTTATCCGTCTCGGCTTTTTCCGTTTGGGCGCAGGACAGCACTTCAGATACCCTCGTCGTAACCGCCAGTCGTTTCCAGCAGCCGGTTAATACCGTCCTCGCACCGATGGATATCGTCACCCGAGATGACATCGACCGCTGGCAGGCCAAAAATCTTAATGACGTCATGCGTCGCCTGCCGGGCGTGGATATCGCGCAATATGGCGGGATGGGGCAGAGTTCTTCGCTCTTTATCCGCGGTACCGAAACCAAACAGGTTTTGGTGCTGGTCGATGGTATTCCGATGACCCGCCCCGGTATCTCAAATAACCCGGACCTGAATCAGATCCCGCTTTCGTTAGTTCAGCGCGTGGAGTACATCCGTGGGCCGCGCTCGGCGATTTATGGTTCCGGCGCGATGGGCGGGGTAATCAACATCATTACCCACTCTGACGAGGAACAATCGAAAATTTCCGCCAGCATGGGCTCTAAGGGCTATCAACAATACGATGGCACGTTGCGTCAGCGTTTTGGTGACACGGTAGCGACGGTGGCGGGTTCTTATGAAACCACCAAAGGGTTTGATGTGCAGCCGGGCTCGACCTGGAGCCACGACAACGATCGCGATGGCTTCCGCAATAAAACCTTCTGGGGAAGCCTGGAGCATAAATTCAACGATAGCTTCGATGGCTTCTTCCGTGGCCACAGCTATACCAATAATGTCGATTACGACCTGGGAAGCCCGCCGTACTCGCCTGCGTACAGCGCCGATGAAGAACAACTGTATAACCAGACCTGGGATACCGGCCTGCGATTCCATTCTGGGAGCTACTCTTCTGAGCTTATCGCCAGTTATCAGAAGGTGAAGGACTATAACTACAGCAGCATTTATGGTCGATATAAAGACGGCACGACGCTTGACCGCATGACCCAGCGTAATCTCCAGTGGGGGAACAACCTGATTGTCGGGCATGGCTCGGTAAGCGCCGGGGTAGACTGGCAGCAGCAGCGTTTGACCTCGTCGGATACGGTGATGTCCGATACCTATAAGCGCGACAATACCGGGCTTTATCTCACCGGGCAGCAGCAGTTTGGCGATGTGACGCTGGAAGCCTCTGGCCGTGAAGATCACGATGAACAGTTTGGCTGGCACGGGACCTGGCAAACGGCGGCAGGCTGGCAGTTCGTCGAGAACTATAAAGTGACGTTATCGTATGGTACCGGCTTCCTGGCGCCGTCGTTAGGTCAGCAGTTTGGTTCAACACGCTTTGGTATCAGTTCGAATCCGGACCTGAAACCGGAAGAGTCAAAACAGTGGGAAGCCGGGCTGGAAGGCCTGACGGGTCCGCTGGACTGGCGTTTGTCGGCGTATCACTACAAGATCTCTAACCTGATTACCTACTACTCCGACCCGGTTACCTATGACGGCGAGTACGCCAACATCAACTCGGCAACCATTAAAGGCGTGGAGTGGACCGGCAGTTTTGATACGGGGATCTTTAATCACCGCGTGACGCTGCAATATATGGACCCGCGTAACGATGAGAATGATGAAGTGCTGGCGCGCCGCTCTAAGCGTCAGGCGAAATATCAGCTCGACTGGACATTGTTTGATGTGGACATGGATGTGTCGTGGCAGTACTACGGTCGTCGCTACGATAACAACACGTCACAATACAACCCGAAACAGCAGGTTTTACCGAGCTACAGCACGGTTGATGTTTCCGCGTCATATCCAGTCACCTCACAGCTCACAGTTCGTGGTAAAATAGCCAACCTGTTCGATAAAGATTACGAGACAGTTTATGGCTACCAAACTGCAGGACGGGAATACACCTTGTCTGGCAGCTACACCTTCTGA